The Sulfurimonas aquatica genomic sequence ATCATCTCAATACCAGTAACACCCTCTTTAATCATATGACCAATCATATTACCACCACCGCCACCAACACCGACAGCTATGATTCTTGCACCGCTTAAACTATTTGCTTCTTCAACTATAAATGGTTCCATTATTGCACTCCTTAAAATAACTGGGTAGCCCAGTTCCAAAACTTACTAAAGCCACCAGCTTCATCACTCTTTTTCTCTTTTGAACTATCTAGATTTACCATTTTTATCTCTTGTGCATCCTCTTCCGAAGGTGCAACAGGTATCTGAGCCGATGTAAGATCTATAGATTTATTATCAGTTGGCTTCTCATTTGTATGTCTTACTCTTTTGTTTGCATCTATCTCATATGGAGTATATGCAACTGCTGAGTACATAACAAGGCCAATAGCACTAGAGTATTCAGCCTCTCTTAGATTGTCAAAAAGACCATTCATCTCTACAGGTTTTGCTAAACGCACAGGCATAGAACCAAATGTCGCTATTGCTAAATCTCTGATGCCTTCCATTTTTGAAAAACCACCAGTTAAAACAATTCCAGCACCGATTTGCCCTTTAAGGCCACTGTTATCTATAAACTGAGCTAGTATCATAAGTGTCTCTTCTACTCTTGCGAAGATAACATTATGAACTACATCGAGTGAGACTTCATGTGTTGACTCTTCATCACCTATAACAGGAAGTTCTATCAGATCATTACTTGGCGTTAGTAGTGAACCATAAGTGAGTTTCACCTTGTCTGCTACATTTAATGGTGTGTGAAGTGCCATAGATAAGTCACTTGTTACATGGTTTGAGCCTACACCAAGAAACTCATTGTATCGTATAGAATTTCCTGAGTGAATTGCAATGTTACTTGTGTTTCCACCCATGTCTATCACAGCAACACCAAGCTCTTTTTCATCTTCATTAAGTGTTGCTATAGAAGAAGCATAAGAGTTAAGGACTATGTTTTCAACTTCAACGCCAGCGCCAAGAACTGCTTTTTTTAGATTATTTAGATTTGACTTTTGTGTTGTAATGATGTGTGTTTCAACTTCTAAACGCGAAGCGTTCATACCAAGTGGATCTTCTATGAAATCTTGATCATCTACTTTAAAGTTAAAAGGAAGGGCATGTAGAACTTCATATTCATTAGGTATATTAGCATTGTATAAAGAGGTGTGCATGACGCGCTCTATCTCTTTAAAGCTAATCTCTTTTGTCTGAATATTTACAATACCATTAGAGTTTAAACTTTTTGTATATGCTCCACTAATCGAAACGATAGCACTTTTTACATCACTACCTGCAACACGTTTTGCATCTTCAACAGCAGTCTCTATACTTCTTGAAGCTAGTTCGATATTTGTGATACTACCGCGTTTAAGGCCCTGTGCTTTTGTAGTACCAGCACCAGTGATAGATATACTACCATCATTTTCAATTTGAGCGATGATAGCACATATTTTTGTTGAGCCAATATCAATGGCTAAAACAGTTCTACTCAATTTAGAGTCCTTGGATAAATATCTCAGTCTTGTATCTATTTTTCAAACTTTTAATAAGCGCTTCATTGAAGATACCACTCTTGAGTGAAGCAATCGTATTATCTGTTTCGTTATTAGATTTATCAAGCATTTTTTGTTCCAATATATGGTAAAGAACAATTTTTCCGCTATTTAATTCTATGTAAGATCTTTTCTTATCACTTACAAATAAATTTTGTAAAAATTCACTTGCTTGTGCTACTTCTAAATTAGTTAATTTTGAAGAATCACTTGCTGTTATAAACTCTGTAGTAGTCCCTGAAAATGTCTCTAATGAGTTGTTTGCTAACTCTTGGAGTTTTGTTTTTTTAGTTTGAGATATATAGATTGCTAAAACTTCATTTTTTGCATCTTTAAAAGTCTTTGCTATTGATGGATTAGTTTTTATAAGTTCAAAAGTATAATAAGTTCCGTTTACTAAAATAGGCTTCATGTAAGGAGAACTTATTGACAGCTTAGATATTTTTTCTATAGTATCTTCATTGAAAGGATTGTTTGATTTTGAAATTGTAGCAGTGTTGAAAGCCACACCTGAGTCAAGTTCTCCTTTCTTATATGCTATATATGTTCTTAGTGCTTTATCCTTCGTCGCTTTTTCATTAAGCTCATCTATAATGCTTGATTTTGCTGATTCTAAAGGAAGTATTTTTCCATCCTCACCTTTAAAATGAGTTTTATTGTTAGTGTAATATTGTGAAATTGTAAGATCATCAAACTTCTCTGTAACTTTGTCTTGTTTGATATATTTTACATCATAACTTACTTCACTCATAAAGTTTTGAGATCTACTCTGCCAAAATGGTTTAAGTTTTTCATCTGAAGTGTCAATTGTAATATCTGCTGATGTAAGTACTTTATAATTAATTTTATCAGCTATATTTAAAATAGTAGAGAGTATTTTAGCTTCGTTTTTAGTTTCTTTTACTGGTAGCAGTGATAGAGTTTTTTGGATAAGAAGCTCTTTTGTTAAACTTTGCTCGTACTCTTTTGTACTTAGTCTATTTTGAGATAGAACTTGCTTATATGTCTCTTTATCAAATGAACCATCTTTGAAGAAGTACTCTTGAGTTTTTAGTGAAGCGATAAGATCTTTATCAGATATTTGTAAATCATAAGAGTGTGCTAGATTTACTAAGAGTGATTGTTGAATAAGTTGATCAAGTGCTTGTTTTTGAAGACCAAACTGTTTTGCTTTTTCTTCATCAAAATTACCTTGAAACATCTCATTGTATCTTGCATATAAACGTGAGTAGCTTTTTTGAAGTTCACCCATTGTGATTTCAACTTCTCCAACCTTGGCAACAGCTCCAGCTTTGTCACCATAACTATACTGTCCCCATCCAACAAATCCTGCACCAACAAACGCGATTGTTGAAACCCATATAGTTATTATAAGCCACTTTTTATGTCTTTGCATCCATGTAATCATATATAAAAAACCTTATCTTTGATATTTGTGTAATTCTATGTAAATTCGTATTAAAGCTTGATAAAAAAAAGTTTAATATCTGTGAAGTGGGTAAGAAAGGTACTTTTTACTCGTAATCGTAGTTACTTACCTGACTATCTAGCATAAGTAGTCGGCAGCTTTTTTCTAATACCGCAAGTTTTTTCGCCATCTCATGAATATCTCGGTTATAAGCATAAACGCCATAACCTCTGATAACCATAATATTTGTTTTTTGACTTTGAAAATAGTAGGCTATTTCACTGGCAGCTCTATCATACCAATCTTCAAACTGTTTTGGATCTACAATCTCTATAGAACCGATCTCTTTAAAACCAAAGTAATCTTTTGGCGTAATTACATTATGCTGGAGTGAATAGGCTGTTGTAAATTGAGGCATGCTAAAACAGATGAATTTTGCTTCACTAATTTGTGAGTATATACTATAGTGAATTCCTGCATCTATACTTGCTTGATTCCAACGATAATCTTTTTTATAATAGAGCTCAATCAATGAGTTTTCATGTAGGGCATCAAAGACAGCCTCATTTGTATTTATTAAAAAGCGATTCGTCTCAGTTTTAGCTGATAGTGAACCGTGATAAATACCAAAGAAATCCTTTCTAAACATAGATAGTGCTAAGCTAGAAAGAATCTCTTTGAGGTGTGGTTTATTCATGACTTATTTAAACCAACTCTTCATCTTTTCAATAGCTGAGTCAAGTACGCCTTCATGCGGTTTTGATTCTATGCCAAAAGAGTCTTGAAGCTTACTAAGAAGTTCAAATTGCTCATCATTGAGTGTCTTTGGATATTGTAGGTTAATAATTGCGATTAAATTTCCTTTACCATGACCATGTACATCATCTATACCCTCATCTCTAAAAGTAAAACGCTGTTTGTCTCTTGTTCCAACATTAAGTTTGAGCTCTAACTCACCTGTTAGTGATGGAATGGTTAGTGTTTCACCAGTGATAGCTTGAGTGAAAAATACAGGAATTTCAATATAAACATCATTGTCATCTCTAATAAAGTGCTTATCTTGTTCAACTTCAAAAGTAACATATAAATCGCCTCTTTGACCTTTTTTGCCAATATTTCCTTTTCCTGAGACACGAAGTCTATTTCCACTGTCGATACCTTTAGGTACTTTAATGCTAACGCTTTCTTTAACCTCTTCATAACCACTTCCACGACAGCTTTTACATGTATCTGTTGCCGCACTTCCTGTTCCTTGACAGACTGGACAAGTTTGAGAAAAAGTCATAAAACCTTGTTTCATATAAACTTGGCCTTGTCCTTTACACTGTTTACAAGTAGAAAGTTTTCCATCTTTGGCACCAGTTCCGCTACAATCTTTACAAGATTTTTTGTATGAATAATCGACTTCTTTTTCACATCCAAATATAGCTTCACTAAAACTAATTCTCATGTCAATATTCATATCTAGCGGGTACTTATCCATATCTGCTGGATTTTGACGACGGCGAGAACCTCCTCCGCCAAAGCCACTAAACATATCTTCAAACATAGAACCTAAATCATCAAAACCACCAGATGAACGGCCTCCGCCACCCATACCTTGTAGGCCCTCTTTACCGTAACGGTCATAGATACTTCTCTGTTTGTCATCGCTAAGACATTGATACGCTTCATTACAGAGTTTGAACTTATGTTCAGCTTCTTTATCATCAGGATTCTTGTCAGGATGGTACTTCTTAGCCATTGATCTATAGGCCTTTTTAATAGTTGTCTTATCTGCACTTTGTGTGACTTCTAATATTTCGTAGTAACTTAAATCTTCCATTTTCTTCCATCTAATTGTAATATTTTTGGAATTATACCGTTTTTGTAGTTTACTTCAAACCTCTATAAATAATTTAGATGGTATAATCACTCTTATGAAAATAGCTATCTATATTTTTTCCATTGTAATGCTCTTTTTAGGCTGTTCTAAAGAGCAAAATGAATTGATTAATAAATTTATCGATATTACTTTTTTTGAAAAATCTATAGACTCAAATACATCAATACCCATGGTGAGTACTTCAGAAATAAATGCCACTCTCAAACCGAAAATTTTATCAAAAAAGCTTCCTAAAACTTACCTTATTGAGAGTAGTTATGATGAGTTGCCAAATTTTCATAATGAAAATTATGAGGAGGCTCTGAAGCAGTTTAAAAATAATTGTAGAACTAAAAAAAGCAAAAAACTTTACGGAGAACTTTGCTTACTTGCTGAAAATGTAAATGATTCAAAAGAGTTCATAACTAATTCATTTAAACCCTATTTTATTACAACTAAAAATGCTAAAGAGGAGGGACTATTAACAGGGTATTATGAACCAGAACTTCGTGCATCTCTAAAGAAAAGTAAAAAATATAAGTACCCCATATATACAACACCAAATGATTTAATCACAGTTGATTTAAGCTCTATCTACCCTAAGTTAAAAAACTATAGACTTCGTGGAAAAGTAGAGGGAAATAAGCTTATTCCATATGATACTAGAGCTCAGAGTAAAACAAAGGGTATTGATGCTGAAGTACTCTGTTACTGTGACTCTAAAATAGATAGATTTTTTTTAGAGATACAAGGTTCAGGTCGTGTAAAACTTGAAGATAATAGAACTATGTATATAGGTTACGATAATCAAAATGGACATAGGTACAGAGCGATAGGAAGATACTTAGTACAAAAGAATGAGTTGCGTTTAAAAGATGTATCTCTTCAAAGCATAAAAGAGTGGTTAGTAGAAAATCCAAGTAGACTTGATGAAGTTTTAAATTATAATAAATCAATGGTTTATTTCAAACAAAGAGATCAAGCAGCCACTGGTTCTTTAGGTTTAGAGTTGACACCGGAGCGTTCAGTTGCAGTTGATAGAAGGTATATACCACTAGGGAGTATGCTCTACTTAAACGCCGACTTAAAAGAGAAAAAGATTTCTAAACTAGTTTTTGCTCAAGATACCGGTGGAGCTATTAAGGGTTCTATTAGAGCAGACCTCTTTTTAGGTGCAGGTGAAAAAGCATTAGAAGTAGCGGGAAGATTAAAAGCACCCCTAAAACTTTGGATATTACTTCCAAAAGATGAGAAAAAGAGTATATGAACAGTTCATTAGAAAAATTTAATCGCTTAGTCGATGCACTTCAAGAGTTACCAACAGTTGGGAAAAAGTCAGCAACAAGGCTTGCTTATCATATGATTATGAATGATACATTTGTAGGTATGCGTATATCACATGCTATTGAAGATGCTCTTGGTAGTCTAAAAAAGTGTAGTGAGTGTGGAGGGATGAGTGAAGATGAACTCTGCTATATCTGCTGTGATGAATCACGCGACTCAACACTTTTATGTATGGTTGAAAATGCTAAAGATATACTTCTACTTGAAGAGAATGGTCTTTTTGATGGAAAATATTTTGTTCTTGACTCGCTTGAGGAGTTAAGTATTGCTCACTTAGAAGAGCTTGTTAAACGCGGGGTTGATGAGATACTATTTGCTATCACACCATCTATATCAAATGACGCGGTAATTCTTTATATAGAAGATAAGTTAAGTGCATATAATGTCAATTTTTCTAAAATTGCTCAAGGTGTTCCTACTGGAGTGAGCTTAGAAAATATTGATCTATTATCTCTTACTCGTGCGTTGGAAGACAGAGTGAGGGTATAGATGAAGTTAATAATAGCCTTTTTTCTGACACTGTCACTTTATGCTGCAGAGATGCAAAATGATAAAAATTTAGATTTAGATGTTTTAAAACCTAAACACGATAGAGCAAAAGTTGCAATGAATAACTGGCTAGATGGTAATTTCGGCCTTAAGCCTTATAAAACAAACTATATTTTGCCATATGGGATTCAAGAAAATAAATATGATTCTTTTACAAGCGATGACTATATTAATGTTGAGGCAGAACTACAGGTAAGTTTTAAACTCCAAGTAGCAAAAGATTTTTTTAATTTAGATGAGAGATATTTTTTCTCATATACACATAGGGCATTTTGGCAAATATATACAGAATCATCACCTTTTCGTGAAACAAATTATTCTCCTGAAGTCTTTGTTGTGATTCCAATCAATGACGAGTCTATTTTTAAGTTAAGAAGCGTTCAGTTGGCTTATGCACATACTTCAAATGGTCAAGGTGAATCTCATGACAAAACGCTCTATACCTACCATTATCAAGATCCTTTAAATCAATCACGTAGTCTAAATATGCTTTACGCAAAGCTTACTTTTCAGCATGATACTCTTGTAACCGACCTTGAAGTTATTCATAGAATGAAAGAAAATATAGAGAATGATGACAATCCAAGTATATTGTATTATATAGGTTTTGCTGAACTAAAACTCAATTATTTTTTAGGCGATCACATGATGACACTAAAAGGACGATTAAGTCCATACTCTGAAAAAGGCTCTGTTGAATACACTCATTCTTATCCTGCAATTAATGACACTTACTTCTATCTTAAGGTTTTTTCTGGTTATGGAGAGAGCTTGATAGATTATGATAAACATATTTCTAAAGCTTCATTTGGATTTAGTTTCTCGAGATGATTTAAATTTACCTTTTTTATAGCTAGATATACTAGTAAAAAGTAATATAATAATATAAACTATTGAACATAGAGGTATTATTATGCAACATATCATGGGAAAAAGCTGGCACAGCTTAGAAGTTGATAAAATTGTAGAGCTACTAGAGAGTGATTTAAATGATGGTTTAGGGCCACTTAGCATAAAACATAGAGAAGAGCAGTTTGGAAAAAACCAATTAAAAGCTAAAAAAAGAGATTCAAAACTCAAAAAATTCTTTATGCAATTTCATAACGCGCTTATTTACATACTTCTATCCGCTTCACTAATTACAGCATTACTACATGAGTGGATAGATAGTGGAGTAATATTTGGCGTTGTTATCGTAAATGTAATCATTGGCTATGTTCAAGAGGTAAAAGCGGAAGAGGCAATTAACTCATTAAAAGAGATGATGAATACCCCAGCAGTTGTCTTAAGGGATGGGGTGAAAATTGCCGTCTCATCTGTTGACATAGTTCCAGGCGATATAGTGCTTTTAGAGTCTGGCTCAAAGGTTCCTGCAGATTTGAGGCTTATTGAATGTAATGACTTAAAAGTTGATGAGTCTATGCTTACGGGTGAGTCAATGAGCGTTATGAAAAACATAAGTTTACATAATCAGGACATCACGATAAACGATAGAAAAAATATGGCCTATTCTGGGACATATGTTACTTATGGTAGAGCAAAAGGAATTGTTGTCGCTACTTCAAGTCATACAGAGCTCGGTAAAATTGCTCATCTTATTGAGGAAACTACTTCTATGCAAACGCCACTGACTAAGAAAATATCTGCGTTTAGTAAAGTTTTACTCTATATAATTTTAGCACTAGCTACTTTTACTTTTTTTGTTGGAATGTGGCATGGAAACTCTGCGGTAGAGACATTTATGGCATCTGTAGCTTTAGCTGTTGGTGCTATACCTGAGGGCTTGCCGGCTGCTGTGACCATTACACTGGCTATTGGTGTGAGTCGTATGGCTACAAAAAATGCCATTATAAGAAAGTTGCCTGCAGTGGAGACTCTAGGGAGTGTTACTACAATATGTTCCGATAAGACAGGTACACTTACTCAAAATAAGATGAGTGTAACAAATCTATATGCATCGGGAGTATCTTATAGTGTAACAGGCAATGGTTATGAGCCAAGAGGAGAGTTTTTTAAAGATAACAAAAAGATTGATAGTTTAGATGATAGTTTAAAAGAGGTTTTAAGAGCAGGTTATCTCTGTAATGAATCTTATCTTGTTAAAAAAGATACTGAGTATAGTATACATGGAGATCCAACAGAGGGCTCTTTGGTAGTCTGTGCATTAAAAGCTGGCTTTGAGGAGCATCTTCTTAATACAAAGTTTCCTAGGGTTGATATACTCCCTTTTGAGTCAGACAGACAATATATGGTTACACTGAATAGAGATGTTGAAAATAGTGAAAATATTTTATATCTTAAAGGCTCAATAGAAAAAACTCTACAAATATGTGATTTTGAAGTGAAAGATTCAGAGATAGTGGAGATTAATAAAGAGCTTATTCTAAAGAGGGTGGATGAATATGCGTCAAAAGGTTTAAGGGTTTTA encodes the following:
- the ftsA gene encoding cell division protein FtsA yields the protein MSRTVLAIDIGSTKICAIIAQIENDGSISITGAGTTKAQGLKRGSITNIELASRSIETAVEDAKRVAGSDVKSAIVSISGAYTKSLNSNGIVNIQTKEISFKEIERVMHTSLYNANIPNEYEVLHALPFNFKVDDQDFIEDPLGMNASRLEVETHIITTQKSNLNNLKKAVLGAGVEVENIVLNSYASSIATLNEDEKELGVAVIDMGGNTSNIAIHSGNSIRYNEFLGVGSNHVTSDLSMALHTPLNVADKVKLTYGSLLTPSNDLIELPVIGDEESTHEVSLDVVHNVIFARVEETLMILAQFIDNSGLKGQIGAGIVLTGGFSKMEGIRDLAIATFGSMPVRLAKPVEMNGLFDNLREAEYSSAIGLVMYSAVAYTPYEIDANKRVRHTNEKPTDNKSIDLTSAQIPVAPSEEDAQEIKMVNLDSSKEKKSDEAGGFSKFWNWATQLF
- a CDS encoding peptidylprolyl isomerase; the protein is MITWMQRHKKWLIITIWVSTIAFVGAGFVGWGQYSYGDKAGAVAKVGEVEITMGELQKSYSRLYARYNEMFQGNFDEEKAKQFGLQKQALDQLIQQSLLVNLAHSYDLQISDKDLIASLKTQEYFFKDGSFDKETYKQVLSQNRLSTKEYEQSLTKELLIQKTLSLLPVKETKNEAKILSTILNIADKINYKVLTSADITIDTSDEKLKPFWQSRSQNFMSEVSYDVKYIKQDKVTEKFDDLTISQYYTNNKTHFKGEDGKILPLESAKSSIIDELNEKATKDKALRTYIAYKKGELDSGVAFNTATISKSNNPFNEDTIEKISKLSISSPYMKPILVNGTYYTFELIKTNPSIAKTFKDAKNEVLAIYISQTKKTKLQELANNSLETFSGTTTEFITASDSSKLTNLEVAQASEFLQNLFVSDKKRSYIELNSGKIVLYHILEQKMLDKSNNETDNTIASLKSGIFNEALIKSLKNRYKTEIFIQGL
- a CDS encoding class II aldolase and adducin N-terminal domain-containing protein, translating into MNKPHLKEILSSLALSMFRKDFFGIYHGSLSAKTETNRFLINTNEAVFDALHENSLIELYYKKDYRWNQASIDAGIHYSIYSQISEAKFICFSMPQFTTAYSLQHNVITPKDYFGFKEIGSIEIVDPKQFEDWYDRAASEIAYYFQSQKTNIMVIRGYGVYAYNRDIHEMAKKLAVLEKSCRLLMLDSQVSNYDYE
- the dnaJ gene encoding molecular chaperone DnaJ, which codes for MEDLSYYEILEVTQSADKTTIKKAYRSMAKKYHPDKNPDDKEAEHKFKLCNEAYQCLSDDKQRSIYDRYGKEGLQGMGGGGRSSGGFDDLGSMFEDMFSGFGGGGSRRRQNPADMDKYPLDMNIDMRISFSEAIFGCEKEVDYSYKKSCKDCSGTGAKDGKLSTCKQCKGQGQVYMKQGFMTFSQTCPVCQGTGSAATDTCKSCRGSGYEEVKESVSIKVPKGIDSGNRLRVSGKGNIGKKGQRGDLYVTFEVEQDKHFIRDDNDVYIEIPVFFTQAITGETLTIPSLTGELELKLNVGTRDKQRFTFRDEGIDDVHGHGKGNLIAIINLQYPKTLNDEQFELLSKLQDSFGIESKPHEGVLDSAIEKMKSWFK
- the mltA gene encoding murein transglycosylase A, which encodes MKIAIYIFSIVMLFLGCSKEQNELINKFIDITFFEKSIDSNTSIPMVSTSEINATLKPKILSKKLPKTYLIESSYDELPNFHNENYEEALKQFKNNCRTKKSKKLYGELCLLAENVNDSKEFITNSFKPYFITTKNAKEEGLLTGYYEPELRASLKKSKKYKYPIYTTPNDLITVDLSSIYPKLKNYRLRGKVEGNKLIPYDTRAQSKTKGIDAEVLCYCDSKIDRFFLEIQGSGRVKLEDNRTMYIGYDNQNGHRYRAIGRYLVQKNELRLKDVSLQSIKEWLVENPSRLDEVLNYNKSMVYFKQRDQAATGSLGLELTPERSVAVDRRYIPLGSMLYLNADLKEKKISKLVFAQDTGGAIKGSIRADLFLGAGEKALEVAGRLKAPLKLWILLPKDEKKSI
- the recR gene encoding recombination mediator RecR → MNSSLEKFNRLVDALQELPTVGKKSATRLAYHMIMNDTFVGMRISHAIEDALGSLKKCSECGGMSEDELCYICCDESRDSTLLCMVENAKDILLLEENGLFDGKYFVLDSLEELSIAHLEELVKRGVDEILFAITPSISNDAVILYIEDKLSAYNVNFSKIAQGVPTGVSLENIDLLSLTRALEDRVRV
- a CDS encoding phospholipase A, with the protein product MKLIIAFFLTLSLYAAEMQNDKNLDLDVLKPKHDRAKVAMNNWLDGNFGLKPYKTNYILPYGIQENKYDSFTSDDYINVEAELQVSFKLQVAKDFFNLDERYFFSYTHRAFWQIYTESSPFRETNYSPEVFVVIPINDESIFKLRSVQLAYAHTSNGQGESHDKTLYTYHYQDPLNQSRSLNMLYAKLTFQHDTLVTDLEVIHRMKENIENDDNPSILYYIGFAELKLNYFLGDHMMTLKGRLSPYSEKGSVEYTHSYPAINDTYFYLKVFSGYGESLIDYDKHISKASFGFSFSR
- a CDS encoding cation-transporting P-type ATPase; its protein translation is MQHIMGKSWHSLEVDKIVELLESDLNDGLGPLSIKHREEQFGKNQLKAKKRDSKLKKFFMQFHNALIYILLSASLITALLHEWIDSGVIFGVVIVNVIIGYVQEVKAEEAINSLKEMMNTPAVVLRDGVKIAVSSVDIVPGDIVLLESGSKVPADLRLIECNDLKVDESMLTGESMSVMKNISLHNQDITINDRKNMAYSGTYVTYGRAKGIVVATSSHTELGKIAHLIEETTSMQTPLTKKISAFSKVLLYIILALATFTFFVGMWHGNSAVETFMASVALAVGAIPEGLPAAVTITLAIGVSRMATKNAIIRKLPAVETLGSVTTICSDKTGTLTQNKMSVTNLYASGVSYSVTGNGYEPRGEFFKDNKKIDSLDDSLKEVLRAGYLCNESYLVKKDTEYSIHGDPTEGSLVVCALKAGFEEHLLNTKFPRVDILPFESDRQYMVTLNRDVENSENILYLKGSIEKTLQICDFEVKDSEIVEINKELILKRVDEYASKGLRVLAIAKKVVSGDKIDNRLLDNKFIFLGLQAMMDPPRQEAIDAVKESIGAGIKIIMITGDHALTAFSIAKMMSIIPKETPFEGSVITGKELFNLTDTELIEKVAYVRVFARVEPEQKLRIVDALQERGEIVAMTGDGVNDAPALKQADIGIAMGMGGTEVAKEAADMILSDDNFSSIAHAVKEGRNVFDNLVKFITWTLPTNLGEGLVILFAIMLGITLPILPVQILWINMSTAILLGLMLVFEPKEANIMQRKPRDPKKPILTKSIIIQMLVVGFYMLIASYFMFNIALKNGHSVEYARTIAVNIFVFVELFYLFSCKELERSVFKTNIFNNKLLLLGVAMMIFVQILYTHTNFMNITFKSEALDILTWSQIIIISVGVLFVVEIKRTIEAKLLNA